In a genomic window of Hemibagrus wyckioides isolate EC202008001 unplaced genomic scaffold, SWU_Hwy_1.0 Contig28, whole genome shotgun sequence:
- the LOC131350222 gene encoding uncharacterized protein LOC131350222: MMLLLILLLNITVSVSGIQNLKMSCSHEKTCALRDSSVNLKCSYSNINIITGFWFSFKDKAKWREEEHPEDLALDSDYAGRVNYTEMTNSRSTLTITDLRERDAGEYRFMLITDKGEKYVSSAGVTLTVTDLQVIRDYKNQALICHTSCHLTFAANVYYWYKDQQYIQDNKDTQGTFPLSNDEEVSYSCSVHGYNEIRAPSLCVGRSCMRVTYPDKRVCVLEGSSVEIAGNYMLSSGQSVKEVFWHSSKDFKDLMHEFTNRVEYVKQDRNCTLKMNQLRKNDSGEYRLRVVYTSNRLSGRPGVVLIVTDLQVRLSHYAGSSEERTTVTLSCITSCTLSNSPTYLWYKNGQPVTDKLTKHNKLYLFFSEDAGNYSCAVKGREDLRSPEQTVRQNQAVVWKLYAVWGAAAALVPALLLSLLITVLCVKRKKRAERDTQCVPTPGDDTYTALNLMTVSPEYDTLQNIKSSASDTYTTLNPATMCSDYDTLRK; the protein is encoded by the exons atgatgctgctgctgatccTGTTGTTGAATATTACAG TTTCAGTGTCAGGTATCCAGAACCTGAAAATGTCATGCAGTCATGAGAAGACCTGTGCTCTGAGGGACTCATCTGTAAACCTGAAGTGCTCTTACTCAAATATCAACATCATCACTGGATTCTGGTTCAGCTTCAAGGACAAGGCTAAATGGAGGGAGGAGGAACATCCAGAGGATTTAGCTTTAGACTCCGACTACGCCGGACGTGTGAACTACACAGAGATGACAAACTCAAGATCGACTCTTACAATaacagatctgagagagagagacgcggGGGAATATCGCTTCATGCTCATTACGGATAAAGGAGAGAAATACGTGAGCTCAGCTGGAGTTACTCTGACAGTTACAG ATCTGCAGGTGATCCGTGACTACAAAAATCAAGCTCTAATCTGCCACACTTCCTGTCATCTAACCTTTGCTGCTAATGTGTACTACTGGTACAAGGATCAACAATACATACAGGATAACAAAGACACCCAGGGAACTTTCCCTTTAAGCAATGATGAAGAAGTCAGTTACTCCTGCTCTGTTCACGGCTATAACGAGATTCGAGCTCCTTCTCTTT GTGTTGGAAGGAGCTGTATGAGGGTGACCTACCCAGACAAGAGAGTCTGTGTTTTGGAAGGGTCTTCAgtggaaattgctggaaattaCATGCTTTCCAGTGGACAGAGTGTTAAAGAAGTATTCTGGCATTCTTCTAAGGACTTCAAGGACCTGATGCATGAGTTTACTAATCGAGTTGAATATGTGAAGCAAGACAGAAACTGCACTCTGAAAATGAACCAGCTGAGAAAGAACGATTCTGGAGAATATCGGCTTAGAGTAGTTTATACATCTAACCGATTATCTGGTAGACCTGGAGTGGTTCTTATTGTTACAG ACCTGCAGGTAAGACTGAGTCACTATGCAGGGTCATCAGAAGAACGGACGACAGTAACGCTGAGCTGCATCACGTCCTGCACTCTGTCCAACAGCCCCACTTACCTGTGGTACAAGAACGGACAGCCTGTTACTGATAAACtcaccaaacacaacaaactctacCTCTTCTTCAGCGAAGATGCAGGGAACTACTCCTGTGCTGTGAAAGGACGTGAGGATCTTCGCTCTCCTGAACAAACTGTTAGAC AGAACCAAGCTGTAGTGTGGAAGCTGTATGCTGTAtggggagctgctgctgcacttgTTCctgctctgcttctctctcttcttatcACCGtcctgtgtgttaa gaggaagaaaagagcAGAAAGAGACACTCAG TGTGTTCCAACGCCTGGAGATGACACATACACAGCGCTGAACCTCATGACTGTGTCCCCAGAATATGACACACTGCAA AATATTAAAAGCTCTGCCAGTGACACTTACACCACCCTGAACCCTGCAACCATGTGCTCTGATTATGATACACTGAgg AAGTGA